In Ignavibacteria bacterium, the sequence GACAATGGGAATTCTTGTTATATCATCATTCCTTCTGCTTATCGGGAATATTATTTCCGATATGCTTTACGCGATATTCGATCCGAGGATCAGGTTTAAATAGTAAACAGATAATATAAATCTCATGATAATAACTTCTTAATTATGAAGAAGGAAAAAAATAAAGATAAAGTTTCAATTTCAATTTTCAGGAAACGCTGGAGAAAGTTCAAAGGAATAAAACGGGGTTATTACGCTTTCCTTGCACTTGTTATTATGTACCTGCTTTCCTTTATTCTTCCGCTGTTCATCAATCATACTGCAATTATTGTAAAGTATAACGGTGAATATTACTTCCCGCTTTTTAAAAGCGGTATATACGCCCCCTCTGTATTCGGGCAGGAAGGCTACGGAGAAACAAATTACCGCAGGTTAAAGGAAGCATTCAGCAATGACGCCAGTGATAACTGGGTACTTATGCCTATTTATCCCTACAGCCCCAATGAGAACCTGCTGGATGAAACCGAAGGCTCACCTCCGCATCCTCCTTCTGCGAAACATATTTTCGGTACAGATGACAGGGCGCGTGATGTATTTGCAAGGACTCTTTACGGTTTTAATATTTCCATTTCATTCGCGCTTGTTGTAACTTTTTTTGCTTACCTGATCGGTGTATCAATTGGCGCTATGCTTGGATTTTTCAGCGGCAAGATAGATATTTTCGGGCAGCGCCTTATTGAAATATGGAGCACTTTACCGTTTTTGTATGTTATGATAATTGTCAGCTCTATATTACAGCCTAATTTTATACTGCTTGTACTCATTTTAACGGCATTCAGCTGGATGGGTATAACATATTATGTAAGAGGCGAATTTTACAGGGAAAAAGCCAGGGATTACGTTTCAGCAGCAGTATCTCTTGGAGCAAAGAACAGAACAATAATTTTTAAACATATTCTCCCGAACTCGTTAACACCCGTAATTTCATTTGCGCCGTTTGCTATCGTTGCCGATATCAGCGCTTTAGTATCGCTTGATTTTCTCGGGTTCGGGCTCCCGCCGCCAACTCCAAGCTGGGGACAGCTTGTAAGGCAGGGCATGACTGATATCAATAACTGGTGGCTTGTCGCTGTACCGCTTGGCGCGATGTTCTTAACGCTTATTGCAATTGTATTTATCGGCGAAGCTATCAGAGAAGCATTTGACCCGAAAGTTTATTCAAGGCTGAGGTAATTATATGAAGAAACTTGTAGAAGTTAAAAATTTACGTACTTATTTTTTTGTTGAAGCTACCGATAAGCAGCTTGAAGCGCATGCGGAATATGCCAAGGAAGAATTTCTGAAGAAATTCTACCGGGAAGATAAAAAGCTCAAAGGAAAGTTCCCGGCTAAAGCTGTTGATGATGTAAGCTTTGATATCCATGAAGGCGAAGTGCTTGCAATTGTGGGTGAATCCGGCTCAGGTAAATCAGTGACAGCTTACTCACTTACCAGGCTTGTGCCTGACCCTCCGGGTAAAATTGTCGCGGGCGAAGTGCTCTACAAAGGCGTTGATATGCTTAAGCTGAGCTATGAGGAAATGAAAAAATACCGCGGCTATGAAATTGCCATGATATTCCAGGAACCGATGACATCGCTCAATCCTGTTATGAAAATAGGCGAGCAGATAACAGAAGTTATCTTAACCCATGAAAAGATAAGCAAACAGGAAGCAGAGCAAAAGGCTATTGATATGATAGAAGCCGTGGGAATACCTGATGCGGCTAAAA encodes:
- a CDS encoding ABC transporter permease subunit — its product is MKKEKNKDKVSISIFRKRWRKFKGIKRGYYAFLALVIMYLLSFILPLFINHTAIIVKYNGEYYFPLFKSGIYAPSVFGQEGYGETNYRRLKEAFSNDASDNWVLMPIYPYSPNENLLDETEGSPPHPPSAKHIFGTDDRARDVFARTLYGFNISISFALVVTFFAYLIGVSIGAMLGFFSGKIDIFGQRLIEIWSTLPFLYVMIIVSSILQPNFILLVLILTAFSWMGITYYVRGEFYREKARDYVSAAVSLGAKNRTIIFKHILPNSLTPVISFAPFAIVADISALVSLDFLGFGLPPPTPSWGQLVRQGMTDINNWWLVAVPLGAMFLTLIAIVFIGEAIREAFDPKVYSRLR